Proteins encoded within one genomic window of uncultured Desulfobacter sp.:
- a CDS encoding ATP-binding cassette domain-containing protein, translating into MNHLVVKNLVSRFVSVDLLEIKKGELMVLIGPSGAGKSSLLNVLAGFIPHTGQVLLGGKAVHTLPSHRRKIGYLFQDLYLFPHMTVFQNLKIAIKPLRLKKKQLLEEINTLLELFRITDLAQSYPGQISGGEKQRVAMARAMAGKPDLLLLDEPLSHLDYRTARYLRKQFKRVQQQFGLTTLFVTHDLHEARELGDRILVMEKGHLRLLDHASTQEKGDVFQMPLDLSANLFQEPFAV; encoded by the coding sequence ATGAATCATTTGGTTGTAAAAAATCTTGTGTCCCGGTTTGTCTCTGTAGACCTTCTTGAAATTAAAAAAGGTGAATTGATGGTCCTTATCGGGCCGTCCGGTGCCGGTAAATCCTCCCTTTTGAATGTCCTGGCAGGCTTTATTCCCCACACCGGGCAGGTGTTGCTGGGCGGTAAAGCGGTCCATACCTTGCCGTCCCACCGTCGTAAAATTGGTTATCTGTTTCAGGATCTTTATCTCTTTCCTCACATGACCGTATTTCAGAATTTGAAAATCGCCATAAAGCCTCTGCGGCTCAAAAAAAAGCAGCTTTTGGAAGAAATCAATACTCTTCTTGAGTTGTTTCGGATAACAGACCTGGCCCAAAGCTACCCGGGTCAGATCAGCGGCGGCGAAAAACAGCGGGTGGCCATGGCCAGGGCCATGGCGGGCAAACCGGATCTTCTGTTGCTGGACGAGCCATTGTCCCACCTGGATTACCGGACGGCCCGGTATCTGCGCAAACAATTTAAACGGGTTCAGCAGCAGTTCGGTTTGACCACCTTATTTGTCACTCATGACCTGCACGAAGCCCGGGAACTTGGAGACCGGATACTTGTTATGGAAAAAGGGCATCTGCGGCTTTTGGACCACGCCAGTACCCAGGAAAAAGGAGACGTTTTCCAAATGCCCCTGGACCTTTCCGCTAATTTGTTCCAGGAACCTTTTGCTGTTTAG
- a CDS encoding ABC transporter permease, translating to MIRLFYCILVICCLGVLGVLYALAAQVGLFDIFQILLTKEARFALNLSLTTSVSSVGIAMVLGLPVAYLMARRTFSGKFIVDSLLDIPMVMTPLVTGMGLLFLLGPNIAGQWLQKAGIDFLFTPAGAVLAQTFIATPLIIRSVRATFESIDVKYEQAGAMLGLSDIRVFCLIVLPMARSGILAGAVLAWARTLGEFGATLMVAGASRMRTETLPIAVYLNLTSGEIELAVTCAWLLICLGVVLFMALKWLGVRQKALHY from the coding sequence ATGATCCGGCTGTTTTACTGCATTCTTGTCATCTGCTGCCTTGGGGTTCTGGGCGTTTTATACGCCCTGGCGGCCCAGGTGGGGCTTTTCGATATTTTTCAGATTCTTTTAACCAAAGAGGCCCGGTTTGCACTTAACTTAAGTTTGACCACTTCAGTCTCGTCGGTGGGGATCGCCATGGTGCTTGGCCTTCCGGTGGCCTACCTCATGGCCAGGCGGACATTTTCCGGTAAATTTATCGTGGATTCGTTGTTGGATATACCCATGGTCATGACACCGCTGGTTACCGGCATGGGCCTGCTTTTTCTCCTGGGGCCCAATATTGCCGGACAGTGGCTGCAAAAGGCCGGTATCGATTTCCTGTTTACCCCGGCAGGCGCTGTTCTGGCTCAGACCTTCATTGCCACGCCCCTTATTATCAGAAGTGTACGCGCCACTTTTGAAAGCATTGACGTAAAATATGAGCAGGCTGGTGCCATGCTGGGGCTGTCCGATATCCGGGTCTTCTGTCTTATTGTTCTGCCCATGGCCCGCAGCGGCATCCTTGCCGGGGCAGTTCTGGCCTGGGCCAGGACTTTGGGAGAGTTCGGTGCCACCCTGATGGTTGCCGGGGCATCCCGGATGAGAACCGAGACCTTGCCCATTGCAGTTTACCTGAATCTAACCAGCGGAGAGATTGAACTGGCTGTGACCTGTGCCTGGCTTTTGATCTGCCTTGGGGTCGTCTTGTTCATGGCCCTTAAATGGCTGGGTGTACGTCAAAAAGCCTTGCATTACTAA
- the modA gene encoding molybdate ABC transporter substrate-binding protein, translated as MQKLLPGLMIIGISFLFILEAGADELFLYAGAGLRKPTDKIIAQFEQETGHKVIVDYGGSGKQMVKYQIVLRGDLFMPGSYFYIDKLKEKGMVLSDSRVVLHTPVIAVNKKGNHAVKTLEDMTAPDIKLAMGDPKAMALGRTSMEIIKNAGLEKQFLDNVVVYGATVNQLTLYVVQGAVDAAIVARANAFMHQDALDIYDIPITYYTPETIGIAVLKTAKDAALAEQFKAFASSPEGTAYFTRSGFMALPR; from the coding sequence ATGCAAAAACTGTTGCCGGGGCTGATGATCATTGGCATTTCTTTTTTGTTTATACTTGAAGCAGGAGCCGATGAGCTTTTCCTCTATGCCGGCGCCGGATTGAGAAAACCTACGGATAAAATCATTGCACAATTCGAACAAGAGACCGGGCACAAGGTGATCGTGGACTATGGCGGATCAGGCAAGCAGATGGTCAAGTACCAGATTGTCCTGCGGGGGGATCTGTTTATGCCGGGTTCCTATTTTTATATCGATAAACTCAAGGAAAAGGGGATGGTTCTTTCGGACAGTCGGGTGGTTCTGCACACCCCTGTGATTGCCGTAAACAAGAAAGGGAACCATGCCGTTAAAACCCTGGAAGATATGACCGCACCGGACATCAAACTGGCCATGGGCGATCCCAAGGCAATGGCCCTGGGGCGTACCAGCATGGAAATTATTAAAAATGCGGGCCTTGAAAAACAATTCCTGGACAATGTGGTTGTCTATGGCGCCACAGTCAATCAGCTCACCCTTTATGTGGTGCAGGGTGCTGTGGATGCCGCCATTGTGGCTCGGGCCAATGCATTCATGCACCAGGATGCCCTGGATATATACGACATCCCCATAACATATTACACCCCGGAGACCATCGGCATCGCCGTATTGAAGACCGCAAAAGATGCCGCCTTGGCGGAACAGTTCAAAGCATTTGCCTCAAGTCCTGAGGGTACGGCTTATTTCACAAGGTCTGGGTTTATGGCTCTGCCCAGATGA
- a CDS encoding TolC family protein: protein MIRLIVPISFSLTLIAFSPIFSLAAGGELPGSSLFAAMQYTQEKNPKILTAKESVRAYEATLRSEKRQWLPGVSLGATSESGDDSYAYVRVQQPLWLGGRIKNAVEMAERQLDLSETQLIKVQRELMEQTVIAYTTVTGLTEQLKAARLNVDEHKRFLDWISRRTKGKIAAEADVQLARSRYSQAMLTQEDLKGQYQTALNDLYALTRTPMAQFEPVPRELLDLPGHARVEAEVSDESPRIRMASLEIDSARINRLISRSEWYPQVYGRLDQDLYDKEGTTSQQRDTTFALVVQSVLDGGGFRTLEQVRAAEARVRAAQMQSDAEKNEVCRATRSLLTDRDMVRQLTQLYGSLVQSTSQTLSSYTRQYEAGSKSWLDLLNVQREHANARLSLAQVNARYEQTCLRLAVQMGRLDSQSGLTQ, encoded by the coding sequence GTGATTCGTCTGATCGTTCCTATTTCATTCAGTTTGACCCTTATCGCGTTTTCCCCTATTTTTTCCCTTGCAGCCGGCGGGGAACTGCCTGGAAGTTCTCTGTTCGCAGCCATGCAATACACCCAAGAAAAAAATCCAAAGATCCTGACGGCAAAGGAGAGTGTCCGTGCATATGAAGCAACGCTCAGGTCAGAAAAAAGACAATGGTTGCCCGGCGTTTCCCTTGGTGCGACCAGTGAGAGTGGCGATGATTCCTATGCCTATGTGCGGGTGCAGCAGCCCCTGTGGCTGGGGGGACGAATTAAAAATGCCGTTGAAATGGCGGAACGCCAGTTGGACCTATCTGAAACACAATTAATCAAGGTCCAGCGGGAGTTGATGGAACAAACCGTTATTGCTTACACCACCGTGACCGGTTTGACGGAACAGCTTAAGGCGGCCCGATTAAACGTCGATGAACATAAGCGGTTCCTGGATTGGATTTCCCGCCGTACGAAAGGGAAAATCGCGGCTGAGGCCGATGTGCAGCTTGCCCGGTCCCGGTATTCCCAGGCGATGCTGACACAGGAGGACTTGAAAGGCCAGTACCAGACGGCCCTCAATGACCTGTACGCATTGACCCGAACCCCCATGGCTCAGTTTGAACCGGTGCCCCGGGAATTGCTGGACTTGCCCGGCCACGCCCGGGTGGAGGCAGAGGTGAGTGATGAGTCCCCCCGGATCAGGATGGCATCCCTGGAGATCGACAGCGCCCGGATTAACCGCCTCATCAGCCGATCCGAATGGTACCCACAGGTTTACGGCCGCCTGGACCAGGACCTTTACGATAAGGAAGGCACCACCAGCCAGCAGCGGGACACCACCTTTGCCCTGGTTGTGCAAAGCGTACTGGACGGAGGCGGGTTCCGCACCCTTGAACAGGTGAGGGCTGCCGAGGCCCGGGTCCGGGCCGCACAAATGCAGTCTGATGCGGAAAAAAACGAAGTCTGCCGCGCCACCCGGTCCCTGCTGACGGACCGGGACATGGTCCGGCAACTGACGCAATTATACGGTTCCCTGGTCCAGTCCACGAGCCAGACCCTGTCCTCCTATACACGGCAGTACGAGGCTGGCAGCAAAAGCTGGCTGGACCTGCTCAATGTCCAGCGGGAGCACGCCAATGCCCGGCTCTCCCTAGCCCAGGTCAATGCCCGGTATGAGCAGACCTGCCTGAGACTGGCCGTTCAAATGGGGCGGCTGGACAGCCAGAGCGGCCTTACCCAATGA